In Halorientalis sp. LT38, a genomic segment contains:
- a CDS encoding alpha/beta hydrolase has protein sequence MSEQRRIAGDRDLRVTVDTPDADRAVVACPPHPQMGGTRSDPRLRAVGEALGERGVACLRFDYGPWDEGEGERRDALTVLASARDDYDEVALFGYSFGAGVALLAAAESDPEPSALSVLAPPSSLGGADTVAALDGLSCPVQVLYGENDSTVDWEPVVLRARERGDAVESLPGDHFFTGQVAGIGESVAAFLTE, from the coding sequence ATGAGCGAGCAGCGCCGCATCGCCGGCGACCGCGACCTCAGAGTGACGGTCGATACCCCCGACGCCGACCGCGCCGTCGTCGCCTGCCCGCCCCACCCGCAGATGGGCGGCACGCGGTCGGACCCGCGGCTCCGGGCGGTCGGCGAGGCGCTCGGAGAGCGCGGCGTGGCCTGCCTCCGGTTCGACTACGGCCCCTGGGACGAGGGCGAGGGGGAACGCCGCGACGCGCTGACGGTGCTCGCGTCCGCGCGCGACGACTACGACGAGGTGGCGCTGTTCGGCTACAGTTTCGGTGCCGGCGTCGCGCTCCTGGCGGCGGCCGAGAGCGACCCCGAGCCGAGCGCCCTCTCGGTGCTGGCACCGCCGTCGTCGCTGGGCGGGGCGGACACCGTCGCCGCCCTCGATGGGCTCTCCTGTCCCGTGCAGGTCCTGTACGGCGAGAACGATTCGACAGTGGACTGGGAACCGGTGGTCCTACGCGCACGCGAGCGCGGGGACGCTGTCGAGTCGCTCCCGGGCGATCACTTCTTCACGGGACAGGTGGCGGGGATCGGCGAGTCGGTGGCGGCGTTCCTGACCGAGTGA
- a CDS encoding PspA/IM30 family protein produces MGILSRASYVIRSKVNAVLNRAEDPSETLDYSYEQMRDELQNVKQGIADLTTQKKRLEIQQRRLEENVEKHNEQAREAVRQDREDLARRALEKKKQKMNQIEDLETQIQKLQGQQDQLIEKKDDLQNRIEQFRTKKETMKARYKAAEASKTVSEAMTGAGDEMADVGRSIERAEERTEEMEARAAAMDELQESGAFEDALSDEDQLDRELEEIRTTGEVDAELDTLKAEMGESETDGEAEAGDVDSAADPDVETEVDDEEVEAELDELKEEEQN; encoded by the coding sequence ATGGGAATCCTCTCGCGCGCCTCCTACGTCATCCGTTCGAAGGTCAACGCCGTCCTGAACCGGGCGGAAGACCCCTCCGAGACGCTCGATTACTCCTACGAGCAGATGCGAGACGAACTCCAGAACGTCAAGCAGGGCATCGCCGACCTGACGACCCAGAAGAAACGGTTAGAGATCCAGCAGCGCCGCCTCGAGGAGAACGTCGAGAAGCACAACGAGCAGGCCCGAGAGGCCGTCCGGCAGGACCGGGAGGACCTCGCGCGCCGGGCGCTGGAGAAGAAAAAACAGAAGATGAACCAGATCGAGGACCTGGAGACCCAGATCCAGAAGCTCCAGGGCCAGCAGGACCAGCTGATCGAGAAGAAAGACGACCTCCAGAACCGGATCGAGCAGTTCCGGACGAAAAAGGAGACGATGAAGGCCCGCTACAAGGCCGCGGAGGCCTCGAAGACCGTCTCGGAGGCGATGACCGGCGCGGGCGACGAGATGGCGGACGTCGGGCGCTCGATCGAGCGCGCGGAGGAACGCACCGAGGAGATGGAGGCCCGGGCCGCGGCGATGGACGAACTCCAGGAGTCGGGCGCCTTCGAGGACGCGCTGAGCGACGAGGACCAGCTGGACCGCGAACTCGAGGAGATCCGCACCACGGGCGAGGTCGATGCCGAACTCGACACGCTCAAAGCCGAGATGGGGGAGTCAGAGACCGACGGGGAGGCCGAGGCCGGGGACGTCGATTCGGCGGCCGACCCAGACGTCGAGACCGAGGTCGACGACGAGGAAGTGGAGGCCGAACTCGACGAGCTAAAAGAAGAGGAGCAGAACTGA
- the thrS gene encoding threonine--tRNA ligase gives MSEVTVTLPDGSTLQMEQGSSVEDVAFEIGPGLGRDTVAGVVDGDLVDKHAPIERDVEIEIVTESAAEYLDVLRHSAAHVFAQALQRLYPEAKLTIGPWTDDGFYYDIAGVDIDEDDLEEIEAEAESIIEEDLEIEREMVPRGDAKERYEDNRFKREILEDEAAGEDPVQFYQQGEFYDLCQGPHVESTGEIGGFSLLEMSAAYWRGEEDNEMLTRVYGTAFPSEDELAEFLEQRRKAAERDHRKIGQEMDLFSIDETTGPGLPLYHPNGKTILNELSDYVAGLNRQNDYREVETPHVFRTELWKKSGHYENYVDDMFLLDVNDEEYGLKPMNCPGHATIFDQGQWSYRDLPVRYFEDGKVYRKEQRGELSGLSRVWSFTIDDGHLFVRPDQIEDEVEAIIDIILDILDTFQLDYTVQFATRPDKSVGSDEIWERAESQLESVLEGADMEYVVEDGDGAFYGPKIDFAFQDALGRDWDGPTVQLDFNMPERFDLTYVGEDNEEHRPVMIHRALYGSYERFFMVLTEHYNGKFPPWLAPEQIRILPISDDNLDYAEEIKRELGDYRVTIEDRSWTVKKKIRQAHEDLVPYMLILGGDEEESGTISVRDRKERERNEVDPAAFREHLEREVDQQRTEPTFLH, from the coding sequence ATGAGCGAGGTCACGGTCACGCTCCCCGACGGATCGACCCTCCAGATGGAGCAGGGGTCGAGCGTCGAGGACGTCGCGTTCGAAATCGGACCGGGATTGGGTCGGGACACGGTCGCCGGCGTCGTCGACGGCGACCTCGTCGACAAGCACGCGCCCATCGAGAGAGACGTCGAGATCGAGATCGTCACCGAGAGCGCCGCGGAGTACCTCGACGTGTTGCGCCACTCGGCGGCCCACGTCTTCGCCCAGGCCCTCCAGCGACTGTATCCGGAGGCGAAACTCACCATCGGCCCCTGGACCGACGACGGCTTCTACTACGACATCGCCGGCGTCGACATCGACGAGGACGACCTCGAGGAGATCGAGGCCGAGGCCGAGTCGATCATCGAGGAGGACCTCGAGATCGAGCGAGAGATGGTCCCCCGCGGGGACGCCAAAGAGCGCTACGAGGACAACCGCTTCAAGCGTGAGATCCTCGAGGACGAGGCGGCCGGCGAGGATCCCGTCCAGTTCTACCAGCAAGGCGAGTTCTACGACCTCTGTCAGGGCCCCCACGTCGAGTCGACGGGCGAGATCGGCGGCTTCTCGCTGCTGGAGATGTCCGCCGCCTACTGGCGCGGCGAGGAGGACAACGAGATGCTCACCCGGGTCTACGGTACCGCCTTCCCCTCCGAGGACGAACTGGCGGAGTTCCTCGAACAGCGCCGGAAGGCCGCGGAGCGGGACCATCGCAAGATCGGCCAGGAGATGGACCTCTTTTCCATCGACGAGACGACCGGGCCGGGCCTCCCCCTCTATCACCCGAACGGAAAGACGATCCTGAACGAGCTCTCGGACTACGTGGCCGGTCTCAACAGGCAGAACGACTACCGCGAGGTCGAGACCCCGCACGTCTTCCGGACGGAACTGTGGAAGAAGTCGGGCCACTACGAGAACTACGTCGACGACATGTTCCTCCTCGACGTCAACGACGAGGAATATGGATTGAAGCCGATGAACTGCCCGGGCCACGCGACCATCTTCGACCAGGGCCAGTGGTCCTATCGCGACCTCCCCGTCCGCTACTTCGAGGACGGGAAGGTCTACCGCAAAGAACAGCGAGGGGAACTCTCCGGCCTCTCCCGGGTCTGGTCGTTCACCATCGACGACGGCCACCTGTTCGTCCGCCCGGACCAGATCGAAGACGAGGTCGAGGCCATCATCGACATCATCCTCGACATCCTCGACACCTTCCAGCTCGACTACACCGTCCAGTTCGCCACCCGACCCGACAAGTCCGTGGGCAGCGACGAGATCTGGGAGCGCGCGGAATCCCAGCTCGAATCGGTGCTGGAAGGGGCGGACATGGAGTACGTCGTCGAGGACGGCGACGGGGCCTTCTACGGCCCGAAGATCGACTTCGCCTTCCAGGACGCCCTCGGGCGTGACTGGGACGGGCCGACGGTCCAGCTGGACTTCAACATGCCCGAGCGGTTCGACCTCACCTACGTCGGCGAGGACAACGAGGAACACCGGCCGGTGATGATTCACCGCGCGCTCTACGGCTCCTACGAGCGCTTCTTCATGGTCCTCACCGAACATTACAACGGGAAGTTCCCGCCGTGGCTCGCGCCCGAACAGATCCGGATCCTCCCGATCAGCGACGACAACCTCGACTACGCCGAGGAGATCAAGCGAGAACTGGGCGACTACCGCGTGACCATCGAGGACCGTTCGTGGACGGTCAAGAAGAAGATCCGCCAGGCCCACGAGGACCTGGTGCCCTACATGCTGATCCTCGGGGGCGACGAGGAGGAGTCGGGGACCATCTCCGTCCGCGACCGCAAGGAGCGCGAGCGAAACGAGGTCGACCCCGCCGCCTTCCGCGAGCACCTGGAGCGCGAGGTCGACCAGCAGCGGACCGAGCCGACCTTCCTGCACTGA
- a CDS encoding MinD/ParA family ATP-binding protein, with protein MAGHVYTVAGGKGGVGKTTTTVNVGIALQESGRDTVVVDADLGMTNLSELLGLDHEPHLHDVLAGEAEMGDAIATGPKGVSVLAGRGTLDSFAAADPSNLRPVLRALRRSFDAVIVDTGAGLSHETLVPAGVSDGIVLVTTPDEVSLTDARKVGELADHVDGTVVGAVLTKVRDDIDVSAVGEELGEDVLGVVPKDDEATADEPLVVTSPDSYAAQAYRRLGAKLGNRIDEQTVERTAQS; from the coding sequence ATGGCTGGGCACGTGTACACCGTGGCGGGGGGCAAGGGCGGCGTGGGCAAGACGACGACGACCGTCAACGTGGGCATCGCACTCCAGGAGTCGGGGCGGGACACGGTCGTCGTCGACGCAGACCTGGGGATGACGAACCTGAGCGAACTGCTCGGACTGGACCACGAGCCACACCTCCACGACGTATTGGCCGGCGAGGCGGAGATGGGCGACGCCATCGCCACGGGGCCGAAGGGCGTCTCCGTGCTGGCCGGTCGCGGGACGCTCGATTCCTTCGCCGCGGCCGACCCCTCGAACCTCCGGCCCGTGCTGCGGGCGCTGCGGCGCTCCTTCGACGCGGTCATCGTCGACACCGGAGCCGGCCTCTCCCACGAGACGCTGGTCCCCGCGGGCGTCTCCGACGGCATCGTCCTCGTGACGACGCCCGACGAGGTGTCACTGACCGACGCCAGGAAGGTGGGCGAACTGGCCGACCACGTCGACGGCACGGTCGTCGGCGCGGTCCTCACGAAGGTGCGGGACGACATCGACGTCTCCGCGGTGGGGGAGGAACTGGGCGAGGACGTCCTCGGCGTCGTCCCGAAGGACGACGAGGCGACCGCCGACGAACCGCTCGTGGTCACGAGCCCCGACAGTTACGCCGCCCAGGCATACCGCCGGCTGGGGGCGAAGCTCGGGAACCGGATCGACGAGCAGACGGTCGAGCGGACGGCCCAGTCCTGA
- a CDS encoding dipeptide epimerase: protein MPRTTEFDWYDLALAEPFGISRGTSTVSENLVVRVDGTDGRVGIGGAAPSEYYGETCETVERVLPDLLAAVEDVDPRNRQRIAHRLSETAGGPAEHPAARAAVSVALADLAAKRADDPLYRDLGLDPGRSIRSSFTVGIDDTERMAERAARAAETYPILKLKLGTDRDREIVRRVRERVPDTTIRVDANGAWDADRAVEMAGFLADEGVEFVEQPVPADDLDGLARVFDAGPLPVAADESCITPADVPRVADAAAIVVPKLSKCGGVWPVLRMCHAARACGLDVMLGCMTETNASIAAAAQLTPLVDYADLDGSLLLADDPFEGIPMPGGSIDLSGVDRPGTGAREK from the coding sequence ATGCCACGTACCACAGAGTTCGACTGGTACGACCTCGCGCTCGCGGAACCCTTCGGCATCTCCCGCGGGACAAGCACCGTCTCCGAAAATCTGGTCGTCCGCGTCGACGGAACGGACGGCCGGGTGGGGATCGGCGGCGCGGCCCCGAGCGAGTACTACGGCGAGACGTGCGAGACCGTCGAGCGCGTCCTCCCGGACCTGCTGGCCGCGGTCGAAGACGTCGATCCCCGGAACCGCCAGCGAATCGCCCATCGACTTTCCGAGACCGCCGGCGGCCCCGCCGAACACCCGGCCGCCCGGGCGGCAGTCAGCGTCGCGCTGGCGGACCTGGCCGCGAAGCGGGCGGACGACCCCCTCTACCGGGACCTCGGACTCGATCCGGGACGAAGCATTCGCTCGTCGTTCACCGTCGGCATCGACGACACCGAGCGGATGGCCGAGCGCGCGGCGCGCGCGGCCGAGACCTATCCGATCCTGAAGCTCAAACTCGGGACCGATCGGGACCGCGAGATCGTCCGGAGAGTACGAGAACGCGTCCCAGACACGACGATCCGGGTTGACGCCAACGGCGCCTGGGACGCCGATCGGGCCGTCGAGATGGCGGGGTTCCTGGCCGACGAGGGCGTCGAGTTCGTCGAACAGCCGGTTCCCGCGGACGATCTGGACGGGTTAGCCCGCGTCTTCGACGCGGGGCCGTTGCCAGTCGCGGCCGACGAGAGCTGTATCACCCCGGCGGACGTGCCCCGGGTCGCCGACGCCGCCGCTATCGTGGTACCCAAACTCTCGAAATGCGGCGGCGTGTGGCCCGTCCTCCGAATGTGTCACGCCGCCCGCGCGTGCGGGCTGGACGTCATGCTCGGCTGCATGACCGAGACGAACGCCTCGATCGCGGCGGCGGCCCAACTCACGCCGCTCGTCGACTATGCCGATCTGGACGGGTCGCTGTTGCTCGCCGACGATCCCTTCGAAGGGATCCCGATGCCCGGCGGGTCGATCGATCTCTCCGGCGTCGATCGGCCAGGCACGGGCGCGCGGGAGAAGTAA
- a CDS encoding DUF1611 domain-containing protein: MNVALLAHEGFPDRAKTAVGVLRYAEYEVCAVLDREHAGERVRDHLPDVQDAPIVAGIEDVPERVDALVIGIAPIGGDFDERWRPDVRGAIERGCDVLAGLHYFLAEDDEFAALADEHGVELRDLRRPPDDLTVAEGRAREVDADVVLTVGTDCSTGKMTTSAELVAAARERGIDAALVPTGQTGVLIEDWGIVVDRTASDFTAGAVERMVRERGADHDLLVVEGQGSITHPAYSAVTCGILHGAMPDALVLCHEAGREAIHGYEPFAIPPVPEVVSLYEDLAAPVAETTVAAGALNTADLDEGEANRAIIEYATAIDAPATDPVRFDAAELLDALV; the protein is encoded by the coding sequence ATGAACGTGGCCCTCCTCGCCCACGAGGGGTTCCCCGACCGCGCGAAGACCGCCGTCGGCGTGCTCCGCTACGCCGAGTACGAGGTGTGCGCCGTCCTCGACAGGGAGCACGCGGGCGAGCGCGTCCGCGATCACCTCCCGGACGTGCAGGACGCGCCGATCGTCGCCGGGATCGAGGACGTTCCCGAGCGGGTCGACGCGCTGGTGATCGGCATCGCCCCCATCGGCGGCGACTTCGACGAGCGCTGGCGGCCGGACGTCCGCGGCGCCATCGAGCGCGGCTGCGACGTACTCGCTGGCCTGCACTATTTCCTCGCCGAGGACGACGAGTTCGCCGCCCTCGCCGACGAACACGGGGTCGAACTCCGGGACCTCCGGCGACCGCCCGACGACCTCACCGTCGCCGAGGGACGCGCCCGCGAGGTCGACGCCGACGTCGTCCTCACTGTGGGGACGGACTGCTCGACGGGGAAGATGACCACCAGCGCCGAGCTCGTCGCGGCGGCCCGCGAGCGCGGGATCGACGCGGCGCTGGTCCCGACCGGCCAGACCGGCGTCCTGATCGAGGACTGGGGAATCGTCGTCGACCGCACCGCGAGCGACTTCACTGCCGGCGCGGTCGAGCGGATGGTCCGCGAGCGCGGCGCCGACCACGACCTGCTCGTCGTCGAAGGTCAGGGGTCGATCACCCACCCCGCCTACTCGGCGGTGACCTGCGGCATCCTCCACGGGGCGATGCCCGACGCGCTGGTTCTCTGTCACGAGGCCGGCCGCGAGGCGATCCACGGCTACGAGCCCTTCGCGATCCCACCGGTCCCCGAGGTCGTCTCGCTCTACGAGGACCTGGCCGCGCCAGTGGCGGAGACGACCGTCGCCGCCGGTGCGCTGAACACGGCCGACCTGGACGAGGGCGAGGCCAACCGCGCGATCATCGAGTACGCGACGGCCATCGACGCGCCGGCCACCGACCCCGTCCGGTTCGACGCAGCTGAACTGCTCGACGCGCTCGTCTGA